In Miscanthus floridulus cultivar M001 chromosome 8, ASM1932011v1, whole genome shotgun sequence, the sequence ttgaccaaatttatacaaaAGAATATCAATGTTTAAGATACCAACTAAGTATTGTTAGATTTACCATGAAATATGTTTTCATATTGTAtatatttggtgtcataaatattgatgttcttttctataaatttagtcaaacttaaaatggtttgacttaagacaaaccTAAAACATCAGtttttttgggacggaggtagtAAATTTTTAAGTGAATCTTAGTGAAGCAAAACAGTGGTGCTATGCACTTGTGTCAAAGTGTTACAAAATCATATAATCTAACTAGTGTTGTGGACAGATGAAGGAGAAACGTACTTCCATGTTAGTTAAGGAAATAGCGCAGTTTAAAGCAAAGATGATCTATTTGGACTTGACAAGCCCAAATAACctcaacacccttgaaaacaaaAGTTAGAACCCATATATTGCATCAATTTGGATCTGGTTCATGACAAGTTTCTTAAAATACCAACATTCTTTTGCCTAATCAATAATGTGTCTCATATCATGCTTAAATTTTACAATTTTCTTCAAATTTATCTGCTCTATCATCTTGGCACTGCCTCTTTGACTGCTATTTTTTCAAGTTTTTAACAGCTCAGATCAGTTCTGGCGATGGATTTGCTGGATCCACTTTCTTTAGCCAACCAGTCTTTGCTGTTTAAAATGTGTCTCAATCCAAGTACCTTATCTTTTGAACAGCTGCAATTGAGGATAGCTCCATTGATATTGGTGACTTCTTCAAGGGCCCTCTACCTGGGAAGTTCCTGAAGCTCCTTGGTTTTTTGGCCTTGTCTCGGCTTGGTGTGTATATACCCTTGGGTGGGGTCAACCGAGAAGCTTTTGCTGGGAACCTTGACCAGAACAGCCTGCTGGGCACTTTAGATTCTTTCTCTGGTGGAGGTATTGGCCGGCTTGGAATTTGCTCCCTTGGCATTGTACCATTTATCAATGCACAGATTGTGTTTCAACTCCTTGCACAACTCTACCCAAAATTGCAAGACCTTCAGCGGAAAGAAGGGGAAGCAGGAAGAAAGAAGGTTCTTCAGTATACAAGATATGCTTCGGTTGGATTTGCAATTGTTCAGGTTATGTTCCTTGAAATATTTGAGAAGTGGATTTTTGATGCAAAGATGACTTGACAGTGAGAACCTTAGATttttctatattatgatattGGTTCAGTAATGAAACTTCCTTGAACTTTGTTTTAAATGTGAGGTGACTCCAGCAACTGATTGAAAAGTTGAAATGTCAAGAGCACTATAGgatgcttgaagttccttgtagATAGCCTGGCACCAGTGAGCAGAACTCATCTGTCTAAACCTCCATAGACTTGCACTTTTTACATGCAAAACTAAACTGACTTATACCTGGGAAAATGCTATGACTTTATACAAGTGTGACATAGCTCCAGTAGGTCAAACTAGCTGGCATAACATAAAAGATAGGCTGGAACTTGTTTACAGATGCTAACATTAATATGCTTTGGAAAATTACCTGTATTTTGATTAAGAAAAGAAGTAAGATTATAGCATACACAGTTAACGTTTTGCTTGTCCTGTCAGTAATTTTTTGTCTGTAATGCTGTGTCTAAATCATGTTGTTATAAATAAATATGATATTGTCTGGTTTTTTTTACTGCATGTCTTGTTAGTACGCATTTGTTGTGGCACAGTGCGATCATTTATGATGTTATTTTACCTTGAATGCAAGTTCATTGTTTTATTTATATATGGTGGGGTTGTAAAAAATATCATTATTTATTTTTAGGCCATTGGACAAGTTCTTTATCTCCGTCCTTATGTGAATGACTTCAGCACAGAATGGGTTCTAACATCTGTGACATTATTGACACTTGGATCGGTCTTTACTACTTTCATTGGTGAAAGAATATCTGATCTGAAACTTGGAAATGGAACATCCCTTCTTATATTTACAAGTATAATATCATATTTGCCTGCGTCATTCGGGAGGACAGTTGTGCAGGCATTTCAAGATGGGAATTATGTTGGACTTCTCACAATCATATTGTCATTCTTTCTATTAGTCCTTGGGATTGTCTATGTCCAAGTAAGCAAATATTCATTTCAAGGTATATTTACAGACTTTCTTTCAATGTTCTAACTGCCTGGGGATTTCGATTTCAGGAAGCTGAGCGCAAAATACCCCTCAACTATGCTTCTCGTTACAGCAGTCGAACTGGGGGACTTCAGCGATCTGCATATCTACCATTTAAGGTTTCATACTAAATATACTTTTATTTGAGTCATGATGTTATGGACAAGGATCAAGAGATGCAAGAATGGAGGGGGGAGGTTAGGAGAACAGGAGACGGCATGGGTACACATGGTACCACGGGTTGATTGGGAGAGCAAGGAGATAGAGGGAAATCCCATCGATTTTGCTTAACCTTTACTGATAGCCTCCCCCTCTGTATATGGAGGAGGTTACTTGTCCCGCCAACTACCTAGATTGTATCTTAGGCACAATCCAATCTAGTTACAGTCATATCTCAATgatcctaattataaaaggaaataCATGAATAGTGGATACTCGTGGGCCCTACATGGAGCCCACGTGTCCAACCTTTTGGGCCAGCACTTATACTGCCGGCCAATCATGACACATAACTTTCAATATATTTTGCATGTTAAAGTGAATTTCCATTTGAAATTTTGGCTCTTCTGATCTGAAATACCAGTGTTTCCAAACTATCATCAGCTTAAATTTTATTAACTTTGTGGTGAAGTGTAAATTTGCTTTGAGTTTTACATCATATGTTGATATTCATTTGTTAGCTATGTTTTTGTTCTGAACAAGATTAGACCTAAAACCTCATATTGAAACTATGTGTTATTCGCAAGCATGGTGTAGCTTGTAGTGGAGCATATAAGCTTTCATTTTAGAGGTTTGCATTTCAACATTAATGTTTATATTATATTATCCTTTATTGTTGTACATACTGAATTCTGTGTGAGCTGTTGTTGGGGCTATATGATATCTGAGAAGACAGATGCCATATGTATGAAACAGGACTAGATCAGTTCACGCAAATGTTCTTGTAGATTTGACCATGATGATTTGGAGCCTGTTAGGGTCCTCATAAATAGCATGTTTGTCAGCAATAAAAAAACGTTTATTTTGTTCCTAGGCTCATAGCCTTTGTTCTATCTTTCAAACTCGTCATAATCAACTTGATTTTAACTTCTTTTTGTGCAACCTTGTAAAATACCAAAGGATGTATTAATTACTTCTATACCGTTATGAGCAGGTCAACAGTTCTGGCGTCATGCCTATCATATTTTCTACATCTTCACTGGCTTTGCCTAGTACTTTGGCACGGTTCGCTGGCTTGGACTTTCTTAAGAAGTCTGCCATAGCCCTTAATCCAGGAGGTAAACTGTCTTGATTTCTAGTTAATTGAAATTGCTGCATTTTTCAGGAGAATACCAAGCTCATGAATTACTTGTTCACAAACTAAGCCCAATTTTAATTTTCTGCTGTAGGTGCTCTGTATCTTCCAACTAATATATTGCTTATAGCCTTCTTCAATTATTATTACACGTTTCTCCAATTGGATCCTGATGATCTTAGTGAGCAATTGAAGCGGCAAGGTGCTTCGATACCGCTTGTGAGGCCTGGAAAAAGTACAGCTGCTTATATTAAAACAGTGAGTTCTGACACTTCCATTAAAGTAGATGCTTTTCTTCAATTCTGATACACATGTTTCAACTACTTACCTTATTGTTGTAAAATGTGGAAGCTGTCTATATGCAACTTTATGACATGTTCCCCTCAACAAAAAAGAACTTTTGGGATATACAAAATCCTACCTAGTAGGACTGGGAAATTGTTGGTGGGGTCCTGTGACAAGTTTGGAAAACTGATAAAG encodes:
- the LOC136471794 gene encoding preprotein translocase subunit SECY, chloroplastic, translating into MATTTATPPQCWRGLPASARAPPPLSSPLRPRPVAAPFYPLRRRIATATARGRRAALACSPRCTLETAGPGFDPLGLYEEGSDSRSRSPLSTFFGILAPVFGSSSGGGARREKASYGRGAAAAIEDSSIDIGDFFKGPLPGKFLKLLGFLALSRLGVYIPLGGVNREAFAGNLDQNSLLGTLDSFSGGGIGRLGICSLGIVPFINAQIVFQLLAQLYPKLQDLQRKEGEAGRKKVLQYTRYASVGFAIVQAIGQVLYLRPYVNDFSTEWVLTSVTLLTLGSVFTTFIGERISDLKLGNGTSLLIFTSIISYLPASFGRTVVQAFQDGNYVGLLTIILSFFLLVLGIVYVQEAERKIPLNYASRYSSRTGGLQRSAYLPFKVNSSGVMPIIFSTSSLALPSTLARFAGLDFLKKSAIALNPGGALYLPTNILLIAFFNYYYTFLQLDPDDLSEQLKRQGASIPLVRPGKSTAAYIKTVLSRISVLGSAFLAVLAAGPSVVEQISHLTAFRGFAGTSVLILVGCATDTARKVQAEIISQKYKNIEFYDVNRFDQ